From Acidobacteriota bacterium, one genomic window encodes:
- a CDS encoding MBL fold metallo-hydrolase yields MIEISFLGSGSSGNCAVVRCGKTVVLLDAGLSMRETKKRLALRGVALDEVRALFLTHEHGDHAHAAWTLSRKLEVPIYATQGTAAAAGLPGPLFADVRCVRDGRDSVLAGGDLHVRATRTPHDGTESVCYVFADGAGRRVGVATDLGHLSAKVAAALRDCEVLGLEANHDVDLLRTGSYPVVLKRRILSDVGHLSNDAAATALETLIGPRTCSLAVLHISKHNNTPALAERTMAGSVRSIGARVRLEVAPPDCPTPWLGAG; encoded by the coding sequence TTGATCGAGATCTCGTTCCTCGGCAGCGGGTCGTCCGGCAACTGCGCCGTGGTCCGGTGCGGGAAGACGGTCGTCCTCCTGGACGCCGGCCTCTCGATGAGGGAGACGAAGAAGCGTCTGGCGCTGCGGGGCGTCGCCCTCGACGAGGTGCGGGCGCTCTTCCTGACGCACGAACACGGCGATCACGCGCACGCGGCGTGGACGCTGTCGAGGAAGCTGGAGGTCCCGATCTACGCGACGCAGGGGACGGCCGCTGCCGCCGGCCTCCCCGGCCCGCTCTTCGCGGACGTCCGCTGCGTCCGCGACGGGCGCGACTCCGTCCTCGCGGGCGGCGACCTCCACGTCCGCGCCACGCGGACGCCGCACGACGGCACCGAGTCGGTCTGCTACGTCTTCGCCGACGGCGCGGGCCGGCGCGTGGGGGTTGCGACCGACCTGGGCCACCTCTCGGCGAAGGTGGCCGCCGCGCTCCGCGACTGCGAGGTGCTGGGCCTCGAGGCGAACCACGACGTGGATCTCCTGCGCACCGGAAGCTACCCGGTCGTCCTGAAGCGCCGCATCCTGTCCGACGTGGGCCACCTCTCGAACGACGCCGCGGCCACGGCGCTCGAGACGCTCATCGGCCCAAGGACGTGTTCCCTGGCGGTGCTCCACATCTCCAAGCACAACAACACCCCCGCGCTCGCGGAGCGGACGATGGCGGGCTCCGTCCGCTCGATCGGCGCGCGCGTCCGGCTGGAGGTGGCGCCGCCCGATTGCCCCACGCCGTGGCTCGGGGCGGGTTAA
- the purS gene encoding phosphoribosylformylglycinamidine synthase subunit PurS yields MRVEVRVMPKSGVLDPQGKAIAGGLTRLGFEGVEDVRAGKVFTIDLATADAAAAREEARQMAEKLLANPVIEDFEVEVKG; encoded by the coding sequence ATGAGAGTGGAAGTGAGGGTCATGCCGAAGTCGGGAGTTCTCGACCCGCAGGGAAAGGCGATCGCGGGGGGGCTCACACGGCTCGGGTTCGAAGGCGTCGAGGACGTCCGCGCGGGGAAGGTCTTCACGATCGACCTCGCCACGGCCGACGCCGCCGCGGCGCGCGAGGAGGCGCGCCAGATGGCCGAGAAGCTCCTCGCGAACCCGGTCATCGAGGACTTCGAGGTGGAGGTGAAGGGCTGA